The nucleotide sequence GAAAAAAATCTTGATTGTTTTTTTCTTCCATATTTTTAACTCAGCTCGTAATAAAGCCGTCTAATTTCTTCGTGAAACTTTTTCGTCACCCGTTTATTATAAACATAAACCGTATTTAAAGGCATATCGAGTTCTTCGCTCACTTCCTTTGCTACCCTACCCTGGTTAATCTCTGTAAAACAGGTCATTACTTTATCAGAAAATTTATCTTTAATATTATTCAAAGCCAAATTACTAATGTAATTCTCCCATTCCTTTTCCGCATATTTTTCAATATCTGGCTGATCGGTACGCTCGGGGTCCCATATATCTAGATCGCTAGCTTTTTCTTTTCTATCTTGACGCCTTTTATAGGAGCGAAAAAAGTCTTTCACTGTATTTCCCGTCACCATACAGAGCCAACCACGAAAACGCTTTTTCTTATCATATTCAAATTCAGGTAACTTATCCCAAACTTTCAACATAACTTTTTGTACGAGCTCTTCCGAATCATGGTGATTTGCCCCCATACCGCGACAGATTATATAAACATACTGACGGTAATAGTAGACAAAATCTTCCCACGATTCTTCATCATGCCGATTACGAATACGCTGAAGCAAGGTCTCTCTAGTGCTACACTGGTCTTTATTATTTTCACTCATAGGTAAAGCTAGGCTCTTCTAGCTTGAAATTCAATTAAAACTGAGTCATTGCAGTAAGTCAAAACTAAAGTTTTTATTAAAGCATTCCATTTTAATAGAAATATATCGTTTCTTATAAAAAAAAAGAAGTCCCATTAATGGGACTTCTTAAAATTGGTGAGAAATACTATTCTACCACTATCTGATTTTATTCAGCTGATTTTTCTTCTTCAACTTTTTCAGATGTAGCATCAGTTTCTGATTTCACTTCTTCAACTTTCGCAGGGATAGCTTCTTCAGCTTTCGCAGGAACTTGTAATTCAAGTGTTGATTTCGTATTTTTTTCTTGGAGCTTTTCTGCATTTTCAGTTGCGGTCATTTTTCCAAAGAAAAGAATCGTCACAATAAAAAGACCAAACATCCACCAAGTAGCTTTTGCTAAAAAATCATTTGAGCTAGCACCCAAAACATCTGAAGTCATTCCTGAAGCTAAACCTCCAAGACCACCATCGGCTTTCGAGGGTTGCATTAGCACTGATACTATGATCAAAACAGCAAGCAATACAACAATCGCAAGTAATACTGAACTCATTAACATTCTCCGTGTAATAATTATAGGGCAGACTTTAAAGCCCGACCTATAATTTACAAGCTCAATTAACTAAGAGCTGCAGCGTTTAAAATAAGTGCTGAGAAATCTTCTGCAGTGAGGCTTGCACCACCCACTAAAGCACCATCAATATCTTCGCAAGACATCAATTCTGCAACATTACCAGCTTTCACTGATCCACCATACTGAATAATGACCTTATCAGCAACGGCTTGACCATAAAGAGCTGCAAATTCACTGCGGATATAGGCATGTGTATCTTGTGCTTGTGCAGGACTAGCTGTTACGCCAGTACCAATGGCCCAGACTGGCTCATAAGCTACAACAAGATCAGTCATTTGGTCAGCTGATATACCAGCAAAACCTTCGACGATCTGTCCTTTAAGAACTGTTTCCATATTACCACTTTCACGCTCTTGAAGAGTTTCACCGATACAAACGAAAGGTTTGATACCTGCCGCTAAAGAAGCTTTTGTACGAAGGTTAACTGTCTCGTTAGTTTCGCCAAAGTACTGACGACGCTCAGAGTGACCAATAATAACAAGCTCAATACCAGCTTCTTTTAACATAGCAGCTGAAAGCTCACCAGTATAAGCACCTGATTCAGCGAAATGCACATTTTGTGATCCAATACCAATTGGAGAACCTTCTGCAGCCGCTTGGCCTGCAGCAATAGAAAGAAATGGAGGAAATAAAGCTACATCCAGTGTACCGTTAAAATCTGCGAGCTTCTCTTTAAGATCTGCTACTGTTTGTGATGTTTCGGCAGCTGTTTTATTTAGCTTCCAATTACCTGCAATAAACAAGCGTCTTTTCATATTATTTTCCTTAGTCTATTTTTTGTTAATAAAGTCTTTAATTATTTGAATGATTTCCTTAGGCTTATCTTCTATGAGGTAGTGCCCTGCATCCATTTCATTCACTTCTGCTTTGGGAAAAAACTCTTTCCACTGAGCTAAAAAAGTCATATCAAAACACCAATCATGCTTGCCCCAAATGATTGTCATCGGGAGTTCTTT is from Lentisphaera profundi and encodes:
- a CDS encoding RNA polymerase sigma factor, whose amino-acid sequence is MSENNKDQCSTRETLLQRIRNRHDEESWEDFVYYYRQYVYIICRGMGANHHDSEELVQKVMLKVWDKLPEFEYDKKKRFRGWLCMVTGNTVKDFFRSYKRRQDRKEKASDLDIWDPERTDQPDIEKYAEKEWENYISNLALNNIKDKFSDKVMTCFTEINQGRVAKEVSEELDMPLNTVYVYNKRVTKKFHEEIRRLYYELS
- the tpiA gene encoding triose-phosphate isomerase, whose translation is MKRRLFIAGNWKLNKTAAETSQTVADLKEKLADFNGTLDVALFPPFLSIAAGQAAAEGSPIGIGSQNVHFAESGAYTGELSAAMLKEAGIELVIIGHSERRQYFGETNETVNLRTKASLAAGIKPFVCIGETLQERESGNMETVLKGQIVEGFAGISADQMTDLVVAYEPVWAIGTGVTASPAQAQDTHAYIRSEFAALYGQAVADKVIIQYGGSVKAGNVAELMSCEDIDGALVGGASLTAEDFSALILNAAALS
- the secG gene encoding preprotein translocase subunit SecG; the protein is MSSVLLAIVVLLAVLIIVSVLMQPSKADGGLGGLASGMTSDVLGASSNDFLAKATWWMFGLFIVTILFFGKMTATENAEKLQEKNTKSTLELQVPAKAEEAIPAKVEEVKSETDATSEKVEEEKSAE